The segment GAGTTTGAGGATGAGAATGTCATGTCATCTTAAATCCAGTGACCAATTCCTTGAAGAAATGAACACACTCCTTGTAGAATGTAAATGTTGTTTCATTTACTTCGATTGATTAATTATTGCTATGGATCACATTGTCACAAGAATAAACAAATGAAACACGCACACATAATGCACGCACGAAAGAAATACATAAGCACATACATcacttttatatataaaaaaaacggTCTCGGAATGATTAAATAACAATCTAGCTCATCATGTTGGCCAGCTGCTTGAAGCTGATGGGCGAGGTATACTGGGCCGGGCCATCAAAGTACGCTTGGGCGCTCAACATGGCGGCCCGCTGCGACGGGTGCACAGAGTCCCAGAAAATATAGCTGTCGCGGGCGGCGCAGAGCATGGCCGTGGACGTGCACTCGCCCTGCGCTCCCAGccgcccgctcccgcagcaggCGCTGTCCGAGCTCACGAACCCTAGCCCCATCGGGTCGGCGAACGTCGCCTGCGTGAGGCCAAAGCTGTCGGCGACGGAGTAGGCGAGCCCCGGCAGCTTCGGGGCGAGGGCGGCCATGGCGGACTTGAGCGCGGCGTCGAAGCCGGCGGCGAGCTGGTTCATGCCGTCGGCGCACGCGCCGGTGGCGTTGAGCACGCGCACGCGGGGGACGCAGCCGACGGGACCCACGTTGATGATGCCAATCTTCCTCGCGCCCAGCTTGTACAGCTCCTGAAATTGCCAGAGCCCAGAggtcatataaaactatatacaaGAGAATGAATGAGTGGATGCAAAATACAGTATATAAAAACAGCTAAGGATATTGGTCgtcgtcatatatatatatatatatatatatatatatatatatatatatataccgtgATGGTGGCGGAGTAGTTGGAGAGGAGGGTGCCGTAGAAGGCCGTGACGTCGCTCTGCGTCGCCGTCCTGTTCTGCTTGGCCTGCGCCGTCGCGAAGGCGAAGAAGTCGTTGCTGCCGGCGCCGACGAGGAAGAAGGAGCTGGAGAGCAGCTTGCTCACCGCACGGGGGCCCACCTTGGCCTCCATCTCGGCCTTGGTCGACTCGAACAGCCGCACCTGCTGCGACAGCGGGATGTTGTTTCCCGCGTTCTGCACGCACGCAGGGATATATTCAAATTAAATTATGCACGCACGCATGCAATGcaaatcaaattagtattaccaAATTCATAAATGTATATGTTCTATCATAAATTATATTACCAAATTCATAAAAGTTGGTTAGCGGATTACACGTACGGGATCAGTtagtagtattagtgtattaTTATATTACACGTACATAGATCACTTGCACAGCGACGTACGTCGCCGGAGTTGTTAGTACAATAGTGCTTATATATAGACTTATATGTACGTACTACTCATCATGCACTCATCGTGTGTCTTATGTCATATGATAATCGTAGTCTACTGCTGGTTACATTCTTCACCTAACCAGCTGGCCTTGATGCCCTTGTTTTATCTTTTGACTTCGTCAGTATAACAGAAAGAATTGACAATAATTCTTGACGCTTACTTTTTCAGTAATCAAGATCATGCGCTAGATataaatatatagatatatataaataatatggaTCGAAGAGAGCTGGAATAATGGTCAGTTTTATGGCTTACAGTGGAGTCGAGAATCCCAGATCCTGCCGATGCATAGCTTACTCCTCTTGTGATGGCGCTCGGGATCAGATAATTGCGCGCTTTCAGCACCAGATAAGCCAGCGGGCTCTTCTCGAATCCTAGATTCTtggctgcatatatatatagacataaGGATAGGCAATGAGGCATGGatcacaatatatatatatatatatatatatatatatatatatatatatatatatatatatatatatatatatatatatgcttgtcacttttttatatatagataCAAAATCAACTTTATTAATTAATGACCATCAGCAGCAAGAATAGGCACGCCATATACGTGTGCGTTTACCACGCGCGCGCTGTCAACATCGAATTAGCCAGGTTACCGTGTGTCCGTGTCGCTTGATTTACGTACATGCAATGTGATGTAACTAATTAATCTCGGATCTCGAAAAATGTAGCCACGTCAAAACACTAACACTAACGCCGGGAGTACGTGTAACTCTAGTTACTTGTAAAAATATTTCTTCTCACTCATGCGTAtccgagaaaaaaaaatctcggatctttatgcaaaaaaaaaaagaagagaactgatcataccatgcatgcatgcttgcaTTTTCTTGGTCAGCATCTCGACCTGTTCGTTAACGTGTCGGCTATGTCTTCGTCTACTTTAGGCTTCGTTGTCTATATATCCTCCTTTTCAGCGGTTGGTTTCCCTTATTTTCATACATCGCGTGTTCTCGATTGTGTTTGACCTAGCTTAGTTTATACACAACTTTTTGGAATGATATATTATGACGAACGAGGAAGCTATATATAGTCATGTACTattataaattttaaaaaatcgaAGTCACATGAGCATGCACTTTGAACATTTTTTTAGGAGAAAAATAtattaacaacatctataatttcAAACAAATGCactatcaaaatatatttcatcgaTAATTTAATGAgactaatttttttttatattgtaGGTGTTGTAACATTTTATCTATAAAGTTGATTAAAGTTAGAGGagtttgacttaggataaaGCTAAATATGGtacgtgtaatttggaatggaaTGAGTACTAATTAATTATTCACATTTGTTTTATCTTGTCGTGCATCAATAGTAACTATATTCTATATATGATGTTTGAGAGAAGAGCTCTTTTACCATTGgtgaagatggaaaaaatattgCTTTACCTTTAATTGAATACAATTAAATATAAAAGCTAAACTTTGGCTCCACCTATTTTGGTACTATCACCACCTATTTTGGTATCTCTAAGTACTTTTAAATTGGTACCTCCTGGTTTTTTACCGTTCGATTTCTCTCTATGGATGGTCCATATTTTTCCAGGCATTTTAAATTTCGTTCTCTTGGGACAAGCAAATaagctaaaaataatttaagtgcatgGTATCAAACATCATAACACGTTTGATTTTTCGCCATTTACCATCTGTTGTAGTCGTTGTCATTGTTCCATTGTTTCCCCATAATGCTTTTCTTCTCCATATCTTGGAGGTCTTCCATTATGCTTCTCTCCATGGCTTCTAGCCTTGATGGCTTTCAGGCTACTATACTCCACCCATTGCTAGTTACTCATTCCAATTTATAAGCCGCTtggtttttctagatacattgctttTGCTACGTATCTAGACATAACATATATCTAGATGCATACCAAgatctatgtatctagaaaaatcaaaacaacttctaatttggaatggagggagtattaaccAATAAACCCTGCACACATCCCTCCACCAAAAACATGACCCTCTGAAAAAGCTTCACAAACCACTCAATGTGGTATTTGCCTACTCTAATCCCAAGATTCCACGTGTGGAAAAGGAGGAGAAGAGCTTGCTCCCTAACCCTAGCCACCTTGAATTCTCTAAACCTGCCCCACCCACACCTATTGAAATAGGGTGGGAAAGGCAATGAGAGATGGCTAAGGGAGAGGTTATGCTTTGTTATGG is part of the Sorghum bicolor cultivar BTx623 chromosome 10, Sorghum_bicolor_NCBIv3, whole genome shotgun sequence genome and harbors:
- the LOC8069215 gene encoding GDSL esterase/lipase At2g23540; the encoded protein is MERSIMEDLQDMEKKSIMGKQWNNDNDYNRCLFACPKRTKFKMPGKIWTIHREKSNGKKPGAKNLGFEKSPLAYLVLKARNYLIPSAITRGVSYASAGSGILDSTNAGNNIPLSQQVRLFESTKAEMEAKVGPRAVSKLLSSSFFLVGAGSNDFFAFATAQAKQNRTATQSDVTAFYGTLLSNYSATITELYKLGARKIGIINVGPVGCVPRVRVLNATGACADGMNQLAAGFDAALKSAMAALAPKLPGLAYSVADSFGLTQATFADPMGLGFVSSDSACCGSGRLGAQGECTSTAMLCAARDSYIFWDSVHPSQRAAMLSAQAYFDGPAQYTSPISFKQLANMMS